In a single window of the Zea mays cultivar B73 chromosome 5, Zm-B73-REFERENCE-NAM-5.0, whole genome shotgun sequence genome:
- the LOC100192894 gene encoding Protein WRKY1 yields MEEVEEANREAVESCRRVLALLSHPHDPAQVRSIALGTDEACTKFRKVVSLLSNGEVGTGEAGPSGTSASASHPRAKLVSRRQNPGFLTQKGFLDSNTPVVVLNSAAHPSPTSAQVHPRAGALDTEGVHPLGVGGPPKLVQPLSAHFQFGNVSSRYQQLPSHHHRHQQQEKLQAAEMFKRSNSGINLKFESASGTGTMSSARSFLSSLSMDGSVVASLDGKLPSSSSSFRLIGAPAMSDPANAAQQAPRRRCTGRGKDGTGKCALAGRCHCSKRSKKLRVKRSIKVPAVSNKIADIPPDEYSWRKYGQKPIKGSPHPRGYYKCSSVRGCPARKHVERCVDDSAMLIVTYEGEHNHTGMPAQSAAAAAQV; encoded by the exons ATGGAGGAAGTGGAGGAGGCGAACAGGGAAGCCGTGGAGAGCTGCCGCAGGGTGCTAGCCTTGCTCTCCCATCCGCATGACCCCGCGCAGGTCAGGAGCATAGCTCTGGGGACGGACGAAGCATGCACCAAGTttaggaaggtggtctccctgctcAGCAATGGAGAAGTAGGAACAGGAGAAGCCGGACCATCAGGCACAAGCGCAAGCGCAAGCCATCCTAGAGCTAAGCTTGTTAGCAGAAGACAGAATCCAGGGTTCTTGACTCAGAAAGGCTTCCTGGACAGTAACACCCCGGTCGTGGTGCTGAACAGCGCCGCCCATCCTTCTCCGACCTCCGCGCAGGTGCATCCAAGAGCCGGAGCATTGGATACGGAGGGCGTGCACCCCCTCGGAGTTGGAGGACCTCCCAAGCTGGTCCAGCCTTTGTCCGCGCATTTTCAGTTCGGCAATGTGTCGTCGAGGTATCAGCAGTTACCgagtcatcatcatcgtcatcagcaGCAGGAGAAGCTGCAGGCCGCCGAGATGTTCAAGAGAAGCAACAGCGGGATAAACCTGAAGTTCGAGAGCGCCAGCGGCACGGGTACAATGTCGTCGGCGAGGTCCTTCCTGTCGTCTCTGAGCATGGATGGCAGCGTGGTGGCTAGCCTGGATGGCAAgctgccgtcgtcgtcgtcatcgttccGTTTGATCGGTGCGCCTGCAATGAGCGATCCGGCGAACGCCGCGCAGCAGGCCCCGAGGCGGCGGTGCACGGGCCGCGGGAAGGACGGGACTGGCAAGTGCGCTTTGGCGGGCAGGTGCCATtgttcaaagagaag TAAGAAGTTGCGGGTGAAGAGGTCGATTAAGGTTCCTGCCGTTAGTAACAAGATCGCTGATATACCTCCGGATGAGTACTCGTGGAGGAAGTATGGGCAGAAGCCGATCAAGGGTTCCCCTCATCCTAG GGGCTACTACAAATGCAGCAGTGTGAGGGGCTGTCCAGCTAGGAAGCACGTGGAACGGTGTGTGGATGATTCGGCGATGCTCATCGTGACATACGAGGGCGAGCACAACCACACCGGAATGCCAGCTcagtcagcagcagcagcagcacaggTGTAG